The genomic DNA AAATCGGTGGAAAATGCGCTTCAATCAGACATTTACGCCGATGATAAAATGCAAGCCGCATTAACGGTCTTGGATACAAAAACAGGTGAAATCGTAGCAATCGGTGGAGGACGCAATTATGCGGCAGGTGGCTTAAACTTCGCAACACATGAAAAGCGCCAGCCTGGATCCGCCATTAAACCGATTATTGACTATGCACCTGCTATTGAATATTTGAATTGGTCAACCGGGCAAACACTTGTAGACGAACCGTATAACTATAAAGGTTCCAAACCGGCACAAGCCGTTCGAAATGTAGATAGAAAATATAAAGGTGCCATTACGATGCGAGATGCGCTATACAATTCACGTAACGTCCCGGCAGTTAAAACGTACGAAGAAGTCGGACGTGGAAAAGCGGTCGATTTTGCCGCAACACTCGGCTTGAAGTTTAGCAATGACTACCCTTCCAATGCACTTGGTGGAACAGATGAATTCTCTACCGCACAGTTAGCAGGCGCATACGCCGCATTCGGAAATAACGGGGTTTATACGAAGCCACATGCGATTAAAACAATTACTTATCGTGATGGGAAAACAAAAAAGAATTTAGCACCAAAACCGGTCATTGCAATGAAAGATTCAACGGCTTATATGATAACGGATATGCTACGTGACGTTTTATCAGCCGGGACTGGAACACGAGCAGCCGTACGTGGCGTCGATGTAGCTGGGAAAACAGGAACAACGAACTTTGCTGAAAAATCGGGCGCAAAAGACTCTTGGTTCGCCGGCTATTCAACAAACTACACCATTGCAGCTTGGGGTGGTTATCAAGATCGCTCACCGATGACGAAAATGGCTGGAGAACGCTACGTTCCTCAGGACTTATTCAAAAAAGTCATGTCGGATATTTCAGCTGGTAAAAATACCGCTCGCTTTAAAAAGCCGAGTTCTGTTGTAGAGGCAACCATTCAAGTGGGAACAAATCCATTAGCCCTTGCAAGTGCTTCTACACCGTCTAACTTAAAACGTACGGAGCTGTTCGTCCGTGGTACGTTACCGAAAGAAACAGCAAAAGAAGAAGTAGTTGTAGGACTGGAAGCTCCAAGTGGGTTGACAGCGAAATATGATGAGGGCACAAATTCAATTGCCCTAACTTGGTCTCACAACGCGCCTGAATCAGAGGATGAAACAGAAGCTGTTCAGTTTACAGTAGCTGTCAGCGTTGATGGAGGTGGTCCGCAAGAAATGATAACAACGTCGGACCTTGCCGTTACCTTCCCTGGTGTTGAAACCGGCCGAACCTACACATTCACTGTCACTGCCAAACTTGGGGACTTGCAAAGTGCTCCAAGTTCAACGACATTGATGGTACAAGGAAATAGTATGGAAGAGCCAGAGCCGGAACCAGATCCAGATGAAGATAACAGTATCCCTGAAGCTCCTGACAATGGAAACGGGAATAATGGTAATGGCAATAACGGGAATGGCAATAACGGTAACAACGGGAACGGCAATGGAAACAATAATAATGGTAACAACAATAATGGCAATAACGGTGGGGACAACGGAAATAGCGAAACCCCTCTTCC from Sporosarcina sp. FSL K6-1522 includes the following:
- a CDS encoding PBP1A family penicillin-binding protein, with protein sequence MSEPIHSRTERRKQQEAAGRSKKKDKKPKSTKGIIKKIFLTVVLLGLAVFIGGIGLFAFYASSAPELDESLLKDPLSSDIADKNGNVFYTSGTEKREFVPYDEIPELMENAILATEDVRFYSHYGMDFWRLGGAVLANFKDGFGSQGASTITQQVIKNSFLSEEKTLKRKAQEAWLAFQLERHYEKEEIFEMYFNKILMSGNRFGFGTASEYFYGKKLDELELHEVAMLAGLPQSPNGYNPSKNPERAEKRRNTVLGLMYQHKKITKAQMDEARAIPVTATLLTEEQRMEKGDNTKYAAFVDLVLEELEAADMGHLISEGITIQTTLDPDAQKSVENALQSDIYADDKMQAALTVLDTKTGEIVAIGGGRNYAAGGLNFATHEKRQPGSAIKPIIDYAPAIEYLNWSTGQTLVDEPYNYKGSKPAQAVRNVDRKYKGAITMRDALYNSRNVPAVKTYEEVGRGKAVDFAATLGLKFSNDYPSNALGGTDEFSTAQLAGAYAAFGNNGVYTKPHAIKTITYRDGKTKKNLAPKPVIAMKDSTAYMITDMLRDVLSAGTGTRAAVRGVDVAGKTGTTNFAEKSGAKDSWFAGYSTNYTIAAWGGYQDRSPMTKMAGERYVPQDLFKKVMSDISAGKNTARFKKPSSVVEATIQVGTNPLALASASTPSNLKRTELFVRGTLPKETAKEEVVVGLEAPSGLTAKYDEGTNSIALTWSHNAPESEDETEAVQFTVAVSVDGGGPQEMITTSDLAVTFPGVETGRTYTFTVTAKLGDLQSAPSSTTLMVQGNSMEEPEPEPDPDEDNSIPEAPDNGNGNNGNGNNGNGNNGNNGNGNGNNNNGNNNNGNNGGDNGNSETPLPPIEGGSSDNDGTDPVIPDTGGDSTPSGDGTTTP